In the genome of Tsukamurella paurometabola DSM 20162, the window ATCTGGCCGCACGGGTCGGCGTCGTGGTTGGCCTTGTCGACCGATCCGGACTCGACCTGCAGGAAGAAGCCCTTGTCGCCCTTGAGCAGATCGATGGCCTTCTTGGTCAGCGACTGCAGCTTCGGCGTGGCACCGAAGGCCGGGTTCGGCGAGCAGGTCACCGCCGGCTCCTTGCCGCCTTCCTTGGTGGCGGTGGCCTTGTCCCACAGGCGCGGCAGGTTCCCGTCGGCGAACACGCCGAGCAGGGGCTTGTCCTGGTTCGCGTCCTTGATCCCGTCGAGCTCCTCACCCGAGCGGACGATCTGGTAACCGCGCTCCTTGGCCTGCACCTCGAGCGTCTTCCCGGTGTACTCGCCGGCATCGGCGGTCTGCTGGAAGGTCTTCCAGCCGCCGCCGAGGGTCACATCCGCCCGTGCGGTGAGCAGCTGCTCGGTGATCGAACCGCGGCCGCCGCTGGCGAGCGAATCCGAACCGCACTTCTCCTTGGTCTCGACGGGGCCGTAGCACTTGCGCTGCGCCACGTGCGCGACCTGCACGGCCGGGGTGGCGTCCTGCAGCTCTGTGGTGGTGACGTTGCCGGTCTTGCGGCCGTTGGCCTTCGCGATCTCCAGGATGGACGGCTGAGCCTTACCGTTGACGTCCACGCCGACGGCACCGTTGTAGGTCTTGGTGCCGGTCGACCAGGCGGTACCGGAGGCTGCGGAATCGGTGGTGTAGTCCGGCTTCTTGGTGTCCTTGTTGAGCGCGTACGTGGTGTAGTCGCCGGACAGTGGGAGCTGGTCGATACCGGGGATCTGGCCGCCGGCGCCCCACTGGTAGTCGCGGGCGAGGGTGAGTTCCTGGTTGGCGGTGCCGTCGCCAATGATCAGGATGACGTTCTTGGCCTTCGACTTCTGGATCGAATCGGCGATCGCCTGAGTCTGGTCGCCGTCCAGCCGCCGGGCGCCGCCGTTGATGGTGACATCGCCCGCGGCCTGGCGCGTGATGTCGACGCCTGCGGCCGTGTCGCCGGATGTGCCCGGGCCGTCGTTCGTGCCCTTGTTGCCACACGCGGCGGCCACCACCGCGACCGCGGCCACCGTGCTGACGGCCATCGCCGCGCGCACCTTCTTACCCTCGAATGTCATCATTCATGCATAGGACCATATGTATTTGAACGCTCGCCGTTCGCCGGGTGAACTCTCGGAACTCACCAGCTCAGCGCCGGGAATCACGCCGCCGGGCGAACGCCTGAGCCAGCGCGGAACCGAACAAAAGCCCCAAAGCGAGCGCGCAGATCACGGCGGCCACATCGACCGCGGTGCGTGCACCCTGCGCCGGATCGAGGCCCACCGAGGTCACCGACAACAAGCCCAGGCTGCCGGGCACCAGCACCCAGAACGCGGGCAGGAACACCACGAGCCGCGGTAGGTCGGGGCGGACGGATTCGGCGATCGAGGCGCCGAGGCTCCCCGCAACGGCACCCAGGAAGCCGCCGAGCACCGCACCCGAGAGCTCCTGCCCGGCGAGCTGGGCACCGAAGGCCGCGGCCACCACGCAGACGATCGGGGGCAGCAGCCGCATCGACGCGCCCTCGTTGAGACACACCCCGATGCAGATGAGCAGCAGACCCACCGGCGGCCCCCACCAGCCGAGTTCGTTGACGCGCAGGTTGATCATCAGTTCCGGCGCCACGTTCAGCATCGTGGTGGCGCTGAACACGCCGATCGAGAACAGCATCAGCGCGACGATGCCGAAGGTGAGCCGTGCGGTGCCGGCGACCATCGCGCCCGCGGCCAGTTCCGACATGCCGGTCACCATCAGCGCACCGGGGAGCAGCACCGCCAGCGGCGCGAGCAGGGTGCGCAGCGGACCGTCGAGCCAGCCGGCCTGGGCCGCGGCGAAGACGCCGGTCGAGACGGTGAAGGCCGCGATCGTGGGCAGCAGGGTGGATACGAACTGCACCCGCCCGGACAGTGTCACCAACAGCATCACCACCACTCCGCCGATCGCCGCCGCGGCGATGTTCGCCCAGCCGGGCTGCAGCAGCATCGCGATGCCGATCGCGATCACCGACCAGGAAGCGTCCTGCACCCACCGGGAGTAACGGTGCGGCAGCGAGCGCAGCGAGCCGAGCCGGCCGAAGGCCTCGTCGGGTGCGGTGGTGCCGGCGACGAGGCCCCGTCGGACATCGTCGACCACGGCGGATTGTTCCAGCCGGAGCGGACCGTCGATCGATTCGAAGGTGGCCGGCTCGCCGGGGGCCAGGCCCACGGTGAGTCCGGTGGGTGTAGCCCCGACCTGCGTCATCGGGTGCCCCAGTGCGGTGGCGACGGCGCGCAGTTCGTCCTCCACCTCGTGCACGGGTTGGCCGCCGGCGATCATGGCGGCGCCCAGATAAGCGAGGAGCCGGCGGTGCTCGGCCCCGGCATCGGGTACCCGGTCAGGCGTCACGACCCGACCGGTCCGCCCGGGCGAGATACGCCGCACTGCCGATCAGGGTGGCCAGGAACAGCCAGACGTAGACACCGCCCGCGAGGGCCTTGAGCACAGGATTGTCGAAGGGCCGCAAGAAGATACCGATGGCATAGGTGTCGTGCACGGTCTCGACCCCGGTGGGCTGCAGGTTCGGGAAATAGGTGACCCAGATGAACGTGGCCGCCACCAGCGCGAGCGGCGCCACCAGGTAGGCCAGGCGGTGCGGCCAGTCTGTCGCGAGCAACGCCGGGGTGAGCAGCACGATGAGCAGCGGCACGAACCACACCCAGTGGTGGCCCCACGAGAACGGCGAGACGGCGCACGCGGTGAGGCCGACGAGGGTGATCGCGAGCAGCACGTGACCGCGCCGGTACGCCCACGCGGCCACGGCGAGACCGGCGAGCGCGGCGGGCACGGCCGCGAGCAGCCAGTGCGCGGTCGACGGTTCGTCAGCATGGGAGAGGTAGGCGATCAGGCCGTTGATGGACTGGTTGCCCACCTGGTTGGGCTCGCCCACGCGGTTCGCGTCGAGGAACGTGCCCGACCAGTACTTCAGCGATTCCTGCGGGATCACCGCGAAGCCGATGGCCACGGTGCCGGCGAGGGTGATCAGCGCATTGCGGGCCTCGCGCCACTGCCGGGTGACCACGAGGTAGGCGAGGAAGAACAGCGGCGTGAGCTTGATGCCGGCGGCGATGCCGATGCTGAATCCCTTGCCGCGCGACCCCTTCGGGCGTCCGAGGTCCCACAGCAGGATCAGCATGAGGAAGACGTTGATCTGCCCGAACCAGATCGTGGTGCGCACCGGTTCGAGCACCGTGGCCACCAGGGTGAGGCAGATCGCGGCGAACCAGACCCGGCGGTCGCGGGCGAAGCCCAGCAGCCGGAAGGCGATCAGGATGCAGGCCAGCAGCGCGACCATGATCGCGATCGTCCACACCCAGCGCAGCACCTCGGTCGACATCCACGAGAGCGGAACGAAGATCACGCCCGCGAAGGGCGTGTACGTGAAGGGCAGGATGTCGTTGAGCAGCGGACCGTCGTAGAGGCCGGCCCCGCCGTGCGCCACGATCTCGCCACCCTTGCGGTAGACCTCGGCGTCAATCTGGTTGTGGAACAGGCCGAACATCGGCGTGGAGAACGGGATTCGCACGAACTGCTGCCACACCGCGATCCCGGCGGCCACGGCGAACAGCGCCATCACCCACCACTGGCGCGGGAACCGCCGGCTGATCTCGTTCGCCACCGGCGCGATCCTCCTGCTCAGACCCCTACTGCTGCTGCATCAATTTCTCAGCAGAAGCCAAGAGTACACAGGTCGCCACGCCGTCCATCGCGGTCTCCAGCTCCGCGATGGACGGGAAGGTAGGGGCGAGCCGGATGTTCCGATCGTGCGGGTCTTCCCCATGCGGGAAGGTGGCGCCGGCGGCGGTCAGGGCGATGCCCGCCTCCTTGGCCAGGGCGACGGTGCGCTTGGCGGTGCCGTCGAGCACGTCGAGGCTGATGAAGTAGCCGCCCGTGGGCTCGCTCCAGGATGCGACCTTCGCCGCGGCGAGCCGGTCCTCGAGGATCTCCAGGACGCGGGCGAACTTGGGCGCGATGAGGTCACGGTGGCGGCGCATGTGGGCGCGCACGCCTTCCGCGTCGCCGAAGAACCGGACGTGCCGCAGCTGGTTCACCTTGTCGGGCCCGATCGAGGTGAGGCCCGTGTACTTGCCGTACCAGGCCAGGTTCTCGGCGGAGGCGCCGAAGAAGCTCACACCGGCACCCGCGAAGGTGATCTTCGAGGTGCTGGCCAGCACGTACGGCCGGTTCGGGTGCCCGGCTTCGGCGGCCAGGCCCAGGATGTCGGGGTCCGACGGTGCATCCCCCACCAGGGCGTGCACGGCGTAGGCGTTGTCCCAGAAGATCCGGAAGTCGGGCGCGGCGGTCGGCATCGACGCCAACTCGCGGGTGACCTCCTCGGAGAACACGGAGCCCGTCGGGTTCGAGAACTTCGGGACCGCCCAGATGCCCTTGATCGAGGGATCCTTGGCCACCAGCTCCTTGACGACGGCCATATCGGGGCCGTCCGGGTTCAGTGGCACCACGATCATCTCGATGCCGAGCTCTTCGGTGATGGCGAAGTGCCGGTCGTATCCAGGGGCGGGGCAGAGGAATTTGACGGTCTCCTCGGCACCCCACGGCCGTTCGCCGTCGACCGTGCCATGGATCCACGCCAGGGTGATCAGGCGGTGCATGATCTCGAGGCTGGAGTTGTTCTGCGCATAGAGATTGGCGGTCGGGATGCCGAGCAGCTCGCCGAAGATGGCGCGGAGCTCGGGCAGACCGGCGAGGCCGCCGTAGTTGCGGGTGTCGGTGCCGTCGGCGGCGCGGTAGTCACCCTCGCCGGGCAGCGCGAGCAGCGCGTTCGACAGATCGAGCTGATCGGGGGCGGGCTTCCCGCGGGTGAGGTCCAGTGTCAGCCCCTGGGCCTTCAGTGTCTCGTACAGTCCCGTCAGCGTCGCATGGACGTCGGCGAGTTCGGACTGACTCAGGGACACGTACGTGGACATCGGGTGCGCCTCCGGCGGAATTCGGGCCCGGACATGAAGGGGACTCCGCGCACCCGCCAGAGCCCGTTGACCCTTGCTGCGTTCCCGCCCTGGGGGAGTTCACAGGATGGACGCCGCGCGGAGTCCATCGACCACTATACGTGGTCAGCCGATTTCGGGTCACAGGGACCCGTCGTCTAGGATGGTCGACGGAGGATTCGCCTAGTGGCCTATGGCGCTCGCCTGGAACGCGGGTTGGGTTAATAGCCCTCAGGGGTTCAAATCCCCTATCCTCCGCCGCGAGAATGCCCGCGATCAGCACATCTGGTCGCGGGCATTCTTCATGTCCCGACCTTCATCCTGCGAGATCGGCGACCACGGCGCCGAGCCGCGGGAACAGGGTGCGACTCCAGCCGCGTTCGACGGCGTTGCGGGCGAAGGCCTGCTGCCGGTCGTCGATATCGAAGCCGCTGAACACCAGGAGCACCCGGGTGCCGGTGCCCTCGGGCACCAGCGTGAAGTCCACCATCCACCGCATCGGTCGGGCTGCCCGCAGGTCGGTGTAGCTGTGGGTGAACCGCCTCGCCGGGTCGGCCGTGACCACCTCGCAGGAGACCTCGCCCGGCGGATCGGACGGGATCTCCAGAATGAATGTGCTCCCCACTTGGGCGCGTAATCCCACCGGGCGCGCGCACCAGCGCTCCATGAGGTCCGGCTCGGTGAGCGCCCGCCAGACCGTCTCGGGCGAAGCCGCCATGAACATGTCGAGTTCCACGGCGGTGCGATCACGCTCGATCTCGAACATTCTCCGAGAGTAGGCGAGACTGGACGCCTGGAGAGGGGGTCTCGGTGACGGATTCACGGTTCCGCAGCGCCGCGGGTGGTCAGCGAGTGCGTGCGGAGTACACGCGCTTGCTTGCGGAGTACCTGCCGGAGGTGACGCGCACCGTCGTCGACGGGACGCATGTGCTCAGTGCCGGACCGGCCGGGGCGCCTCCGGTGCTTCTCCTGCACGGTTCGGGCGGCACGTCGCTGAACTGGGCGGCGGAGATTCCCGCCCTCGCGGCGACGCGGCGGGTACACGCGATCGATCTCCCCGGCGAGCCGGGCGGCACCGTCGTCGAGCGGCTGCCGCTGGAACCCGGTACGCACGCCGCATGGCTGGCCGGAGTCGCGGACGCCCTCGATGTGCAGCGCGCGACGGTGATCGGGGAATCCCTGGGCGGCTGGGTGGCGCTCGACTACGCGTCGGCGCATCCATCCCGGGTCACGACGCTCGGCCTGCTGGTGCCGGGAGGGCTGGGGCCACGGCGGATCGCGCCGCTGTTCGTCGCGGGTCTGCTGAGCCTGCTGGGCGAACCGGGGCGGCGGCGCGCGATGAGCTACTTCACCGGCTGGCACCCGTCGGGGAGCCCCGGTCTGGAATCGGATCTCGCGGCGTTCAGCGGGCTCGTCTTCCGCGCCTTCGCACCGCGCACCGATGGTCTGCCCGAGTTCGACGATGCGACCCTCGCGGCCGTCACCGCACCGGTCACGGCCGTCTTCGGCGCGCGGGACCGGATGCTGGACGGCCGCAAGGGCGCCGCCCGGGCGCGAGCGGCGTTCGGCGATGCCTCCGTGACCGTGGAGCCCGACGGCGGACACCTGCTCCCCGACCGGCTGGCGCGGGTCATGGCCGCGGCGGGCGCCGACGACTAGCGGCTCCGCGCCCCGTTTGGGCGAACTGTCCGGTTAGTGTGGTCCCTCACAAAAGATCTCCTTCCGCTGCGCAACGCGGGTTCAGTGATTAGCCTCGGAGGTATCCGCACCGATGCCGCCGCCCCGGAGACAGTGATGCAGTGGACCGTGATCGACCTCGCCGACGCCATGCGACTGGCGCGCGGGCTGGGCGAGGAGTGGTCGACCGCACCGGAGTTGGTCCAGGTGGTGGCGGCCCGTCGGGACCGGCCCATCGATGTGACCGCCACCGACCTCACCGGCACCGGCATCACGGGCACCGTGCTCGCCGGCCGTGACCGGGACACCATCGTGCATGCCACCGGGCTTCCGCCGTTCTTCGCCGAGCACGTGATCTTCCACGAACTCGGGCACCTGGTGTGCGGACACCTGGACGACGCTGAGGCAGGCGAGCGGATCCGGTTCCGCAGCGCCCACTCGAATCCGGCACACGAACACGAGGCCGAGCTGGTGGCGACCGCCTTCGCCCAGGTCCGCTCGGAGCGTGGCCGTCACCGGCGTCGGGTCGCCGACGACGGCGGCTTCATCGCCACGCTGGCTCCGCACATGTTGTCGCGATGAGTCCGTCATGCCGCCTCCGCATACCGTTGTCGTCCTGAACGACGTCCTGTTCTCCGGGGCATCGCTCGCCTGCGCCCTCGTGGCGGTGTTGATCGCGGCCACCTGCCTCAAGCCCGGTCGCGCCGCGCAGGTTCGCCGCTGGCTGGCGCTGTCCTTCGGCCTCAAGGCACTCGGATTCGCCAGCGCCGCACCGTGGATCGTTCGGCGGGTGAATGCCGTCTTCGCCGACTCCGCCTCG includes:
- the phoA gene encoding alkaline phosphatase, with amino-acid sequence MMTFEGKKVRAAMAVSTVAAVAVVAAACGNKGTNDGPGTSGDTAAGVDITRQAAGDVTINGGARRLDGDQTQAIADSIQKSKAKNVILIIGDGTANQELTLARDYQWGAGGQIPGIDQLPLSGDYTTYALNKDTKKPDYTTDSAASGTAWSTGTKTYNGAVGVDVNGKAQPSILEIAKANGRKTGNVTTTELQDATPAVQVAHVAQRKCYGPVETKEKCGSDSLASGGRGSITEQLLTARADVTLGGGWKTFQQTADAGEYTGKTLEVQAKERGYQIVRSGEELDGIKDANQDKPLLGVFADGNLPRLWDKATATKEGGKEPAVTCSPNPAFGATPKLQSLTKKAIDLLKGDKGFFLQVESGSVDKANHDADPCGQIGETVQLSDAVSTALEFAKQDKDTLVIVTGDHAHTSQIIETGSVTPGLTRTLNTKDGGTLTVNYGTSLDPGEEQHTGGQVRIAAYGPGAANVVGLTDQTDPFFYITDVLGLDRTKK
- a CDS encoding threonine/serine ThrE exporter family protein is translated as MTPDRVPDAGAEHRRLLAYLGAAMIAGGQPVHEVEDELRAVATALGHPMTQVGATPTGLTVGLAPGEPATFESIDGPLRLEQSAVVDDVRRGLVAGTTAPDEAFGRLGSLRSLPHRYSRWVQDASWSVIAIGIAMLLQPGWANIAAAAIGGVVVMLLVTLSGRVQFVSTLLPTIAAFTVSTGVFAAAQAGWLDGPLRTLLAPLAVLLPGALMVTGMSELAAGAMVAGTARLTFGIVALMLFSIGVFSATTMLNVAPELMINLRVNELGWWGPPVGLLLICIGVCLNEGASMRLLPPIVCVVAAAFGAQLAGQELSGAVLGGFLGAVAGSLGASIAESVRPDLPRLVVFLPAFWVLVPGSLGLLSVTSVGLDPAQGARTAVDVAAVICALALGLLFGSALAQAFARRRDSRR
- a CDS encoding glycosyltransferase 87 family protein yields the protein MANEISRRFPRQWWVMALFAVAAGIAVWQQFVRIPFSTPMFGLFHNQIDAEVYRKGGEIVAHGGAGLYDGPLLNDILPFTYTPFAGVIFVPLSWMSTEVLRWVWTIAIMVALLACILIAFRLLGFARDRRVWFAAICLTLVATVLEPVRTTIWFGQINVFLMLILLWDLGRPKGSRGKGFSIGIAAGIKLTPLFFLAYLVVTRQWREARNALITLAGTVAIGFAVIPQESLKYWSGTFLDANRVGEPNQVGNQSINGLIAYLSHADEPSTAHWLLAAVPAALAGLAVAAWAYRRGHVLLAITLVGLTACAVSPFSWGHHWVWFVPLLIVLLTPALLATDWPHRLAYLVAPLALVAATFIWVTYFPNLQPTGVETVHDTYAIGIFLRPFDNPVLKALAGGVYVWLFLATLIGSAAYLARADRSGRDA
- a CDS encoding aminotransferase class I/II-fold pyridoxal phosphate-dependent enzyme → MSTYVSLSQSELADVHATLTGLYETLKAQGLTLDLTRGKPAPDQLDLSNALLALPGEGDYRAADGTDTRNYGGLAGLPELRAIFGELLGIPTANLYAQNNSSLEIMHRLITLAWIHGTVDGERPWGAEETVKFLCPAPGYDRHFAITEELGIEMIVVPLNPDGPDMAVVKELVAKDPSIKGIWAVPKFSNPTGSVFSEEVTRELASMPTAAPDFRIFWDNAYAVHALVGDAPSDPDILGLAAEAGHPNRPYVLASTSKITFAGAGVSFFGASAENLAWYGKYTGLTSIGPDKVNQLRHVRFFGDAEGVRAHMRRHRDLIAPKFARVLEILEDRLAAAKVASWSEPTGGYFISLDVLDGTAKRTVALAKEAGIALTAAGATFPHGEDPHDRNIRLAPTFPSIAELETAMDGVATCVLLASAEKLMQQQ
- a CDS encoding SRPBCC family protein; this translates as MFEIERDRTAVELDMFMAASPETVWRALTEPDLMERWCARPVGLRAQVGSTFILEIPSDPPGEVSCEVVTADPARRFTHSYTDLRAARPMRWMVDFTLVPEGTGTRVLLVFSGFDIDDRQQAFARNAVERGWSRTLFPRLGAVVADLAG
- a CDS encoding alpha/beta fold hydrolase, with the translated sequence MTDSRFRSAAGGQRVRAEYTRLLAEYLPEVTRTVVDGTHVLSAGPAGAPPVLLLHGSGGTSLNWAAEIPALAATRRVHAIDLPGEPGGTVVERLPLEPGTHAAWLAGVADALDVQRATVIGESLGGWVALDYASAHPSRVTTLGLLVPGGLGPRRIAPLFVAGLLSLLGEPGRRRAMSYFTGWHPSGSPGLESDLAAFSGLVFRAFAPRTDGLPEFDDATLAAVTAPVTAVFGARDRMLDGRKGAARARAAFGDASVTVEPDGGHLLPDRLARVMAAAGADD
- a CDS encoding ImmA/IrrE family metallo-endopeptidase produces the protein MISLGGIRTDAAAPETVMQWTVIDLADAMRLARGLGEEWSTAPELVQVVAARRDRPIDVTATDLTGTGITGTVLAGRDRDTIVHATGLPPFFAEHVIFHELGHLVCGHLDDAEAGERIRFRSAHSNPAHEHEAELVATAFAQVRSERGRHRRRVADDGGFIATLAPHMLSR